Proteins co-encoded in one Prunus persica cultivar Lovell chromosome G6, Prunus_persica_NCBIv2, whole genome shotgun sequence genomic window:
- the LOC18772771 gene encoding uncharacterized protein LOC18772771, whose product MRRQGQYGDSGVNTYAAAAPMHHMSGQRMEHKSSHFEGRLEAFTPERDNPYASSKSEGQWRWERDGSKGSNPMASHMYNEGQGGDTSRSYYQGQRPDPKLAMEKQNNNDSRSQSHNEDMDLGYEDKPSSQTFEELEQKFLGDIRKLTKEQNDAEDAENARHKEKIGAINAQYEEQLVALRARHASRRDELLRRESNARQHQYQQSVMDRYPNSSMGPSELRGYSGVAASAAGGEGHRAYNTDQYESYRERARFLGGSRDHGFEPRGPYPGGRVYDTGSRYY is encoded by the exons ATGAGACGGCAGGGGCAGTATGGTGATTCAGGAGTGAACACatatgctgctgctgctccgATGCATCATATGTCTGGGCAGAGGATGGAGCACAAATCTAGTCATTTTGAAGGACGATTGGAAGCCTTCACTCCAGAGAGGGACAATCCATATGCATCTTCAAAATCAGAGGGCCAATGGAGATGGGAAAGAGATGGATCAAAAGGGTCAAATCCAATGGCATCTCATATGTACAATGAAG GTCAAGGGGGTGATACATCAAGATCCTATTACCAGGGTCAAAGGCCTGATCCAAAACTTGCTATggagaaacaaaacaacaatgaTTCCCGATCTCAATCTCATAATGAAGATATGGACCTTGGGTATGAGGACAAGCCTTCCTCACAGACTTTTGAAGAACTTGAGCAGAAATTCCTTGGCGACATTAGGAAACTAACCAAGGAACAGAACGATGCTGAGGATGCAGAAAATGCTAGACACAAAGAG AAAATTGGTGCGATAAATGCTCAGTATGAAGAACAACTAGTAGCACTTCGGGCGCGGCATGCAAGTCGTAGAGACGAATTGCTTCGTAGGGAATCAAATGCCCGGCAGCATCAGTACCAGCAGTCAGTAATGGATCGTTACCCTAACAGCAGCATGGGCCCCTCTGAACTTCGTGGGTACAGTGGAGTTGCAGCCTCAGCTGCTGGTGGCGAAGGGCACCGAGCCTATAATACTGATCAATATGAGTCCTACAGAGAGCGGGCTCGATTTCTTGGAGGTTCTCGTGATCATGGGTTTGAGCCTAGAGGTCCATATCCAGGAGGCCGAGTTTATGATACCGGCTCGCGCTATTACTAA